Genomic window (Ctenopharyngodon idella isolate HZGC_01 chromosome 20, HZGC01, whole genome shotgun sequence):
AAGGGACATAAAGGACAATCACCTCTTTAGCTTCATTATAGGCCTACAATCACATATCAAATATTTGCTTAAGACAATTGGATTGAACGATAAAAGCGATTCAACAGAGagtgtaaaataaacaattaactataatgcattttatctTTCTAGTCAAGACCATAGGAAGCTAACGTTTAGATAAGGttttaattgcaaaaaaatatataaatattctatCGATTTCAGTAAATGAATTCACTCACCTATTGACTAGAATAAGAATCAGAGATTTGGCCAAAAAACGTGTTTTTCAGGTCGACGTGAGCAGCTTTCTTTATCTGGTTTTCCGTCACTGATGCTCCTTTCAGTATCTTCCAGTATTGCATCAGCCCGCCGTGGAGGTTTTATACCCGCAGCGCAAGAGGCTTTCAAGAGAAGCCGGCtgcgctctgattggccagcgcTGGAGGTGAGGCCCTGGCCACGCCATCCTGACGTCTgcagaactgaaacatgacgaCTGAGGGGTCTCTTCAGGGTTGCACATGCTCACCCACCCTCTCACGACCAGTGCAGTCAACGGGACCTTTGATTATGAGATGGGGGGTGGAAAGTGAGAGACAGAAAGAATGGGAgagaaaattttgcatttcttgtaatatattttgtaatctgAAATGGAGGACCACACTTACAAACAATGACCCAATGAGAATTTCCTTTCACTAAATTTAGTAAGaattttaaagtcggcatgaaacacaAGTTGCGGTAGTCTTTTGTGACGTATATGTGACGTAGAGTCGCCCtccaggaatcgggtctcctttaggacccgagtgatcccattggttcaatgGTTTTAATAGGTAGTATTTTTAGcgcctgattataattcctgcaaaatcgcgttatgatttatatagtttaaaatgcgttataatgaccattaatgtcttttaaatcacatggttcatatactagtatataactgaagctataggttgtgaaatcaagcatttctcgttctgttttttagttagcttatgtactagcatagcatacatctacccgattagcctgctagcgTATTATGTCAGatatgttttttgcttccaatatagTTCCCAATTATATTGGGCTTCGGCTTCTCGAGCAagaaaatgtagggcgggacttgattttgtccatcaggattgattggatggttgtgctactgctgtgatgtcatgtgagacAGATTGTACCGCCCTCgagccagtaaacacatcatcagagatgttgctgcaagagggaggggaagttaaaaaaattaaagggatagttcacccaaaaatgacaattctgtcaacatttactcaccattccaaacctgtatgaatttatttcttctgctgaacacaaaagaagatattttgaagaatgtcgccgttgactttcatagtataattattattattaatctgtGAAGACCCCcaaaaagtttgttttggcatctttagaaaaaaattaaacctgAGCGATAGTGGTGAACAAAAATAATAGAGGAACGTTAccagtataaatcagcctttttTATTGCTTGGACGACAAGTCAGATCTATTACAGGTTATGGTCAGCCACACACCATCAATATGATTAAGCTTCTGATTATGCTTCGAGGCCATTTCCTCTCAAATCAATCAATTCTTTACCCTGAAAATCTATTAAAATCTCAATTGCATCACTCCAGGTGTATTTATGAGGCTTCTCGATTTAAGAGATCAATATTAGGACAGATGTGTTGTGTGCAGGTCATGGAGCAAAAGAAGGACAAATCCTCCTCTTTCCACAAGGTTAAAAAGCATCTTCGATAGAACAACATGGTGAATGAGTAACTCAAAGTGACACACTTTTAGGTGTTTGCCCGAGGGGTTACTTCAGGACTGCTACGTCTATGTGAGCCTAATGTGTTTATTAGACattgtttttacaaaattaaacatttccAGACATTGACACTGATCATCGTCACAGCTCAAGAGGTCCTCTATAAGGGGCATTTGAAACTCAAGTACACGTATAGCTGTATTAGGCCCGTCCCCCAGGAAATACTGCTATGCTCCTGATAAAGAGCAGGGAAAGCACACACATGTTTATGTGATGAGAGATATGGTGCACAGCCAGCGTTTGTATATGCAGCATAAACATATGCAATGTAAAACTGTGTTGCTGTTAACCCTATTACTtgtgacaaaaatgacaaactctaagatatatcatatacaccaatcaggcataacattatgaccaccttcctaatattgtggcGGTCCCTCTTTTGCAGTCAAAACcaccctgacccgtcgaggcatggactccactagacccctgaaggtgtgctgtggtatctgcaccaagatgttagcagcagatcctttaagtcctgtaagttgcgatgtggagcctccatggattggacttgtttgttcagcacatcccacagatgctccattggattgagatctggggaatttggaggccaagtcaacacctcaaactcgttgttgtgttCCTCAAActattcctgaaccatttttgctttgtggcaggagcattatcctgctgaaagaggcaccagggaataccgtttccatgaaagggtgtacatggtctgcaacaatgcttaggtaggtggtacgtgtcaaagtaacatccacatggatggcaggacccaaggtttcccagcagaacattgcccaaagcatcacactgcctccgccggcttgccttcttcccatagtgcatcctggtgccatgtggttagagacgcacacacacttcttgagcaatttgagctacagtagctcgtctgttggatcggaccacacagggccagccttcgctccccatgtgcatcaatgagcctcggccgccaatgaccctgtcgccggttcgccactgttccttccttggagcacttttgatagatactgaccactgcagaccgggaacaccccacaagagctgcagttctggagatgctctgacccagtcatctagccatcacaatttggcccttgtcaaactcgctcaaatccttacattTTTCCTGCGTCTAACTTTGAGgataaaatgttcacttgctgcctaatatatccacccactaactggtgctgtgatgaagagaagatcagtgttattcacttttTTCTCTGTAGCACATGTACCACCAGTAATTAGACCTTATCGGTCATTATCATGTTACACTGATAAGACACTAAGTCAAACCGACTACTggtaattcatattttattaccatttattGTAACTGACTCTTATAGATGTCAGTTTAAATATGAAGGCTGTACATTAAACATCTTTTAATGCCCACAGAACATAACATACTTCAGTTAAACATTTGAtcatattacattttgtaaagcAAGGCATGACAATGTACATACGCTTATAAGACAATTATACAAATCTTAATGATGCATGTCAGTTGATGCTACTGAAGTGCcagaatgaattaataaaaaatgattaacTTGTGCACATGTATAAAAACCCAAAACAATAATGACAGACTGTCTATACTCAGTATCAAAACCTTCCTTAAACTAAAACACATTCATAAATGATGCAGTCTATTTGATGATAAAAACCCACTGGAACATTAAAATGACCTTTAGTTGTGACAGTAGatttaaatattcacatatttATGAAACAAATGGTTCTAAAAACCTTAATGGCACAATGAGTGTATATCTTGATTTACTGAGATGTGAAATGATGGTTTTTGCAGCAAGCACCTCCAGAAGAACATGATCATGTCATTCATGGAGAACTGGAGGAAAATGAAATGCTTTTTTCAGAACGGAAATTGTAATAATCCCAGTGGGCTTTATTTTTAGATGTTCCTAAACAACGACTTTGTGTAGCCTAATAAAGATCTTCATcttcacaaaagaaaaaaagactttatgtAACAAAGAGTTCTAGAGGTTGTAGATGGAGATTTATGACACTATTTTCATTCACAATATATCGAAAAcaaatttgtctttttaaacaaaatactaaatattattAGTCTATATAAATATTACCCGTGCACAGAAGATCTTACATTTGTAAAGCAAATAGTGCCACTTTTGGCAATCTCTTATTCATGTGGCCAGAGTTATGGATCATGTAAGACTATGTAAACCACCGGTGTTATATTGAGATTATATTTCCAGCATCTCATAGTCAGTCTCTAATTTGTTCCCTttcaaaacagctgttttataGCTGTATTGTCTATTGCACTTTGTgacaaatgactaaaaatgaaaaatggcaCATTAGCAGTCCCTTTTCTTTGAGAATGTGTAAACCACAGCACCCAATTTACAATATCTGATGAAAtgacatgtgtgtgtatatatatatatatatatatataataaccaGATAATCAGTTCAAAGTGTTTACATTTAACAAGCAATAATAAGGACGAGTGCGGCATAGTGTTTGAGGAAGAAAACTACAATGATAGAGCAACAGATCTAGTGGCCATAGAGTAGAATCCACTGGAGACCAATGAAATATGTTAATGTGCATAAAGTTGAGCATTGAATCATAAGGAAAGAGAGAGGAGTGTAGATACATGTGCGTGGGACTTCATTCTGTTGATGTCCTACGGTGTCTGCAGCGGGCTGTCCTCCGTCTCGAGCTGGGCCAGCTGTCTCCGCAGACTGTTCACTTTGTTCTGCAGCTCCTTGTTGTACTCTATAATATGGACCATCTCCTGATAGGCCTCATCCAAACACTTTGTGGAGCGATTCCAGCGAAGGAATATTCCTGTAGAGAAAAGAATACACAATGGGAATGTAAATACTGAAAGTAAATCTTGTCACAGTGTGCCGGATATGTGATGATAAAATTTTGGGTCACTGATCAATAAACTTTTGTGTGATTGttttatgcagcacgtttgagcttgcgaaagaaccaatgagattcattctcgtgttacgcagcatgtttgagcttcctcaagaaccaatgaggtccattctcgtgttacgcagcatgtttgagcttcagcaagaaccaatgagattcattctcgtgttacgcagcacgtttgagcttcagcaagaaccaatgacgttcattctcgtgttacgcagcatgtttgagcttcagcaagaaccaatgacgttcattctcgtgttacgcagcatgtttgagcttcctcaagaaccaatgagattcattctcgtgttacgcagcacgtttgagcttcagcaagaaccaatgacgttcattctcgtgttacgcagcatgtttgagcttcctcaagaaccaatgacgttcattctcgtgttacgcagcacgtttgagcttcagcaagaaccaatgacgttcattctcgtgttacgcagcatgtttgagcttcctcaagaaccaatgagattcattttcgtgttacgcagcacgtttgagcttcagcaagaaccaatgacgttcattctcgtgttacgcagtacgtttgagcttcagcaagaaccaatgaggttcattctcgtgttacgcagtacgtttgagcttcagcaagaaccaatgagattcattctcgtgttacgcagcacgtttgagcttcatcaagaaccaatgaggttcattctcgtgttacgcagcacgtttgagcttcagcaagaaccaatgagattcattctcgtgttacgcagcacgtttgagcttcatcaagaaccaatgaggttcattctcgtgttacgcagcacgtttgagcttcaacaagaaccaataagattcattctcgtgttacgcagcacgtttgagcttcagcaagaaccaatgaggttcattctcgtgttacgcagcacgtttgagcttcagcaagaaccaatgaggtttattctcgtgttacgcagcacttttgagcttcagcaagaaccaatgaggtttattctcgtgttacgcagcacttttgagcttcagcaagaaccaatgagattcattctcgtgttacgcagtacgtttgagcttcagcaagaaccaatgagattcattctcgtgttacgcagcacgtttgagcttcatcaagaaccaatgaggttcattctcgtgttacgcagcacgtttgagcttcaacaagaaccaataagattcattctcgtgttacgcagcacgtttgagcttcagcaagaaccagtgaggttcattctcgtgttacgcagcacgtttgagcttcagcaagaaccaatgaggttcattctcgtgttacgcagcacgattgagcttcagcaagaaccaatgaggttcattctcgtgttacgcagcacttttgagcttcagcaagaaccagtgaggttcattctcgtgttacgcagcacgtttgagcttcagcaagaaccaatgaggttcattctcgtgttacgcagcacgtttgagcttcagtaagaaccaatgaggttcattcttgtgttacgcagcacgtttgagcttcagcaagaaccaatgaggttcattctcgtgttacgcagcacgtttgagcttcagtaagaaccaatgaggttcattctcgtgttacgcagcacgtttgagcttcagcaagaaccaatgaggttcattcttgtgttacgcagcacgtttgagcttcagcaagaaccaatga
Coding sequences:
- the LOC127502056 gene encoding uncharacterized protein LOC127502056 → MRFILVLRSMFELPQEPMRSILVLRSMFELQQEPMRFILVLRSTFELQQEPMTFILVLRSMFELQQEPMTFILVLRSMFELPQEPMRFILVLRSTFELQQEPMTFILVLRSMFELPQEPMTFILVLRSTFELQQEPMTFILVLRSMFELPQEPMRFIFVLRSTFELQQEPMTFILVLRSTFELQQEPMRFILVLRSTFELQQEPMRFILVLRSTFELHQEPMRFILVLRSTFELQQEPMRFILVLRSTFELHQEPMRFILVLRSTFELQQEPIRFILVLRSTFELQQEPMRFILVLRSTFELQQEPMRFILVLRSTFELQQEPMRFILVLRSTFELQQEPMRFILVLRSTFELQQEPMRFILVLRSTFELHQEPMRFILVLRSTFELQQEPIRFILVLRSTFELQQEPVRFILVLRSTFELQQEPMRFILVLRSTIELQQEPMRFILVLRSTFELQQEPVRFILVLRSTFELQQEPMRFILVLRSTFELQ